One stretch of Tenacibaculum sp. MAR_2010_89 DNA includes these proteins:
- a CDS encoding DUF58 domain-containing protein yields the protein MKKLYNSLFLNDNLFYGIIFIAVLFVAGFFIPLFFSLGQVLLFSLLVVTFIDILLIYSLKKGIHIERFLPERLSNGDNNKISISLKSSYKFNIHSIIIEELPFQFQKINFSFKQILKPNKENKINYNLTPKKRGVYDFGHINIYISSPLRLATRKYILGEEKKLKCYPSFLKLKEFDIKAVSNDLNTYGNKKIRRIGHSLEFEQIKEYVSGDDIRSLNWKATAKRNQLMVNQYVEEKSQPVYSIIDKGRPMQMHFNNLSLLDYAINATLAVSNIILRKQDKAGMLTFSKKLENIIVAEQRNSQMNLISEALYNVKTNFLEADYSLLYATIKRKITSRSLLILYTNFETLDALKRQLPYLRAIAKNHLLLVVFFQNTELNTIVEQKSSSVEDVYDKIIAEKFMYEKKQIANELKKYGIQSVLTKPENLTGNTINKYLDLKSRGLF from the coding sequence ATGAAGAAACTTTATAATTCTTTATTTTTAAACGACAACTTATTTTATGGAATAATTTTCATAGCTGTATTATTTGTTGCTGGTTTTTTTATCCCTCTTTTTTTCTCTTTAGGACAAGTTCTTTTATTTTCTTTACTGGTAGTAACTTTTATAGATATATTATTAATCTACAGCTTAAAAAAAGGAATTCATATTGAACGGTTTTTACCAGAACGATTATCAAATGGTGATAATAATAAAATATCTATATCACTTAAAAGTAGTTATAAATTCAATATTCATTCTATTATTATTGAAGAATTACCGTTTCAGTTTCAAAAAATAAATTTTTCTTTTAAACAAATTTTAAAACCAAACAAAGAAAATAAAATTAATTATAATCTTACTCCAAAAAAAAGAGGAGTTTATGATTTTGGGCATATTAACATTTACATTAGTTCTCCTTTAAGGCTTGCAACTCGAAAATATATTTTAGGAGAAGAAAAAAAATTAAAATGCTATCCTTCTTTTTTAAAACTAAAAGAATTTGATATAAAAGCTGTATCAAACGACTTAAATACCTATGGTAATAAAAAAATTAGAAGAATTGGACATTCATTAGAATTTGAACAAATTAAGGAATATGTTTCTGGTGATGATATTCGTTCTTTAAATTGGAAAGCTACAGCTAAAAGAAACCAATTAATGGTAAATCAATATGTTGAAGAAAAATCACAACCAGTATATTCAATAATTGATAAAGGTAGACCAATGCAAATGCACTTTAACAACCTTTCTCTACTTGATTATGCAATTAATGCAACTTTGGCTGTAAGTAACATTATTTTACGAAAACAAGACAAAGCTGGAATGCTTACTTTTTCTAAAAAGTTAGAAAATATTATTGTAGCTGAACAACGTAATTCGCAAATGAATTTAATTTCTGAAGCTTTATACAATGTCAAAACAAATTTTTTGGAAGCTGATTACAGTTTATTATATGCTACTATAAAACGAAAAATAACCAGTAGAAGTTTACTCATATTATACACTAATTTTGAAACTTTAGATGCACTTAAAAGGCAACTCCCCTATCTTCGTGCTATTGCTAAAAATCATTTATTATTAGTTGTTTTCTTTCAAAACACTGAATTAAATACAATTGTAGAACAAAAATCAAGTTCAGTTGAAGATGTATATGATAAAATTATTGCTGAAAAATTTATGTATGAGAAAAAACAAATTGCAAACGAATTAAAAAAATACGGAATACAATCTGTACTAACTAAACCAGAAAACTTAACTGGAAATACTATAAATAAGTATTTAGATTTAAAATCTAGAGGCTTATTTTAA
- a CDS encoding MoxR family ATPase: protein MENTTTNTTSESLEFESRINLSELQESIYKIKTELNKVIVGQKRMIDLLLVAILSDGHALIEGVPGVAKTITAKLLSRTITIDFSRIQFTPDLMPSDILGTSVFNVKNSEFEFKKGPIFSNMVLIDEINRAPAKTQAALFEVMEEQQITIDGTTYSMGSPFIVLATQNPIEQEGTYRLPEAQLDRFLFKINVNYPTAEEELEIVTREQALINNTKIDKIETVISGEKIEQYKKLITQIKVEEHLLKYISNIVVSTRNNSFLFLGASPRATIAILKASKAFAGINGRDFITPEDIKNAAIPVLQHRVIVTPEREMEGLTSTQIIEQIIESVEIPR, encoded by the coding sequence ATGGAAAACACAACTACAAATACTACTAGTGAAAGTTTAGAATTCGAAAGCAGAATTAACTTATCTGAACTACAAGAGAGTATTTATAAGATAAAAACAGAATTGAATAAAGTTATTGTTGGTCAAAAAAGAATGATCGATTTATTACTTGTTGCAATACTTTCTGATGGTCATGCATTGATAGAAGGTGTTCCAGGAGTAGCCAAAACAATAACTGCCAAATTACTATCTCGTACTATAACTATAGATTTTAGCCGTATCCAATTTACACCTGATTTAATGCCTTCAGATATATTAGGAACTTCAGTTTTTAATGTTAAAAATTCTGAATTTGAATTTAAAAAAGGTCCTATTTTTTCAAATATGGTATTAATTGATGAGATAAATAGAGCACCAGCTAAAACTCAAGCAGCTTTATTTGAAGTTATGGAAGAACAACAAATTACTATTGATGGAACCACCTATTCTATGGGATCTCCTTTTATAGTACTAGCTACACAAAATCCTATTGAACAAGAAGGTACATATAGATTGCCTGAAGCACAATTAGATCGTTTTCTTTTTAAAATAAATGTAAACTACCCTACTGCTGAAGAAGAATTAGAAATTGTAACAAGAGAGCAAGCTTTAATTAACAATACAAAGATTGATAAAATTGAAACTGTTATATCTGGTGAAAAAATTGAGCAATATAAAAAGTTAATTACCCAAATAAAAGTTGAAGAACACCTGCTTAAATACATCTCTAACATTGTTGTAAGCACAAGAAATAATTCTTTTTTATTTTTAGGAGCTTCTCCAAGAGCTACAATTGCTATTTTAAAAGCTTCAAAGGCCTTTGCTGGGATTAATGGAAGAGACTTTATTACTCCTGAGGATATTAAAAATGCAGCAATTCCTGTACTACAACACAGAGTTATAGTTACACCGGAAAGAGAAATGGAAGGCTTAACTAGTACTCAAATTATTGAACAAATAATTGAATCTGTAGAAATTCCAAGATAA
- a CDS encoding stage II sporulation protein M, whose product MREVAFIKQNKEKWLEFEQVISNNTKKSPDEIAELHIKIMNDLSYAQSFYPKSKVVIYLNKLAKKSYGKIYHTKKQDKNTLAQFFFEKIPLLAYKHRKYIYISFIFFFLCFFIGLLSTFNDDSFAREILGNEYIDVTLENIESGDALAIYKGGSNWGSFIGIFDNNLRVGLNMFLSGLFIGLGTGYYIIYNGIMVAVFQAFFYQNNTFFDSVKGIWIHGTYEIFAMIIEAACGYIIGASILFPGSLDRIESFKKGLREAFFIFLSTIPFTFIAAFLEGYITRYYNQMPTVICLLIILSCLASISYYYLILPYKVASKHQLR is encoded by the coding sequence ATGAGAGAGGTAGCTTTTATAAAGCAAAATAAAGAAAAATGGCTTGAATTTGAACAAGTAATTTCAAATAATACGAAAAAGAGCCCAGACGAAATTGCTGAATTGCACATTAAGATAATGAATGATTTGTCGTATGCACAATCGTTTTATCCTAAAAGTAAGGTTGTTATATACTTAAACAAACTTGCTAAGAAAAGTTATGGGAAAATTTACCATACTAAAAAACAAGATAAAAATACCCTAGCACAATTTTTCTTTGAAAAAATTCCTTTACTTGCTTATAAGCATCGTAAATATATTTATATCTCATTTATTTTTTTCTTTTTATGTTTTTTTATTGGTTTGCTATCTACATTTAATGACGATAGTTTTGCCAGAGAAATTTTAGGAAATGAATATATTGATGTTACTCTCGAAAATATTGAAAGTGGTGATGCATTAGCTATTTATAAAGGCGGAAGTAACTGGGGAAGCTTTATCGGTATTTTTGACAATAATTTACGTGTAGGACTAAATATGTTTTTATCTGGTTTATTTATTGGATTGGGAACAGGATACTATATTATATACAATGGTATTATGGTTGCTGTTTTTCAAGCTTTCTTTTATCAAAATAATACTTTTTTTGATAGTGTAAAAGGTATCTGGATACATGGAACTTATGAAATTTTCGCTATGATTATAGAAGCTGCTTGTGGATATATTATAGGAGCTAGTATATTATTTCCTGGATCATTAGATAGAATTGAATCTTTTAAAAAAGGACTAAGAGAAGCTTTCTTTATTTTTTTAAGCACTATACCTTTTACATTTATAGCTGCCTTTTTAGAAGGTTATATTACAAGATATTATAATCAAATGCCTACTGTAATATGCTTACTCATAATCTTGTCTTGTTTAGCATCTATTTCTTATTATTATTTGATTTTACCATATAAAGTTGCTTCAAAACACCAATTACGATAA
- a CDS encoding RDD family protein: MKRLQVNTTQNVIINFELANLGQRILAFFIDNIIKFAYIYFIIYMFNFTLIKAAVDGDSWSIKAIDILLFLPITFYSLYTEMLLNGQTLGKKMLKLRVINIDGFKPSFTDYTMRWFLRVVDFNLFMLIFVYVSSLGANEYLGLLWLIFLGGKMVGLFSIIMTKNNQRIGDISANTVVVNLKDEAKFSQTILEDISEEYVPTYPSVIKLSDNDARIIKDTFSVAKKSKDYKTLIKLRTKIEEVTEVKSKDKTDIIFIDTILKDYNFYTQNM, encoded by the coding sequence ATGAAAAGACTGCAAGTAAATACCACACAAAATGTTATTATCAATTTTGAATTAGCTAATCTTGGTCAGCGTATACTCGCTTTTTTTATTGATAACATAATAAAATTTGCTTACATATATTTCATCATATACATGTTTAACTTCACTTTAATTAAAGCGGCTGTTGATGGAGATTCTTGGTCTATAAAGGCTATAGATATTTTATTATTTTTACCTATTACGTTTTATTCATTATATACTGAGATGTTGTTAAACGGACAAACTCTAGGTAAAAAAATGTTGAAGTTAAGAGTTATAAATATTGATGGATTTAAACCTTCATTTACAGATTATACGATGCGTTGGTTTTTGCGAGTAGTAGATTTTAATTTATTTATGTTGATTTTTGTATATGTATCTTCTTTAGGAGCAAATGAATATTTAGGTTTGCTATGGTTGATATTTTTAGGTGGTAAAATGGTAGGTTTATTTTCAATAATTATGACTAAAAATAATCAAAGGATAGGTGACATATCTGCTAATACAGTTGTGGTTAATTTAAAAGATGAAGCAAAATTTTCTCAAACTATTCTTGAGGATATTAGTGAAGAGTATGTGCCAACTTATCCAAGTGTTATAAAACTTTCAGATAATGACGCTCGTATTATAAAGGATACTTTTTCAGTTGCTAAAAAAAGTAAAGACTATAAAACTCTTATAAAATTAAGAACAAAAATAGAAGAAGTTACAGAAGTGAAATCAAAAGATAAAACTGACATTATATTTATAGATACTATATTAAAAGATTATAATTTTTATACTCAAAACATGTAA
- a CDS encoding CusA/CzcA family heavy metal efflux RND transporter, which translates to MLDNIIKFSIKNKLIIGVLVLALIGWGVYSFKQLPIDAVPDITNNQVQIITSAPSQSAQDIERLVTFPIEMTMSSIPNIEEVRSFSRFGLSVVTIVFKDNIDIYWARQQINERLVEAKNQIPSGVGNPEMAPVTTGLGEIYQYTLKVNEKNKKEYSIMKLRTIQDWIVRRQLLGIEGVADVSSFGGNLKQYEVALHPEKLQTLEVSIQEVFKALENNNQNTGGAYIDKNPKAYFIRSEGLIKTPDDIRNIVIKNTKNGTPILIKNIGNVQLGSAVRYGAMTKNGEGEVVGGIVMMLKGANSSKVIKTVKNRIAQIEKSLPKGVVIEPFLDRTKLVNKAINTVTTNLIEGALIVIFILVLLLGNLRAGLIVASVIPIAMLFAISLMNVFGVSGNLMSLGAIDFGIIVDGSVIIVEATLHYLGLKKANTVLTQKQMDEEVYNSASKIRTSAAFGEIIILIVYLPILALVGIEGKMFRPMAITVSFAILGAFILSLTYVPMMSALFLKKKISNKSTVSDKIIEGIQKGYNPLLNFALKNKLKVVIGAVLTFIASVFMFTKMGAEFIPSLDEGDLAVQAVVSTGSSLSYSVDASNKSSKLLLKEFPNEIEQIVSRIGSSEIPTDPMPIEATDIIIILKDKSHWTKAYTKNELTYKMQKLLEDNMLGVSFGFQQPIQMRFNELMTGARQDVVLKIYGEDLDKLVKYANELSVIIPKVEGAEDLYVEKITGLKQIVINYKRNQLAYYGLNISDVNTAINAAFAGQKAGSVYEGEKCFDLVVRLAKNKRESIEDIRKLYISTATGLQIPLVNVADVSFKIGPNQIQRDDAKRRITVGFNVRDRDVESIVKELKKKVNENIKFDAGYYITYGGTFKNLEEARERLSVAVPVALLLIFILLYITFNSIKHSVLIFTAIPMSAIGGILALWLRGMPFSISAGVGFIALFGVAVLNGIVLIAEFNRLKKQGITDLYEIIKRGTSVRLRPVIMTAAVASLGFLPMALSSSAGAEVQKPLATVVIGGLISATFLTLLILPVLYMLFETIKLKKVKPSVLGIVLPILFYCSISNAQERNRKISENDAIKIALKKSVILKKSQLNIEKSKAGVSGAIVLKPMNVRYQDVGVSSGINEKEWSINQNFGSVLSHIKKRELAKTTVELMNISNEISEKELIKKVKSLYQEWNYLYGLNVLMNKQQQNSSKISTIAKELHKAGEIGGLENDLTTLQFLGIQSQKNKMYKKLLEVENELKKILQISYAIIPTKDFPKKKIVSKKDGILSSRFKKILNKQNERASKQVSLAKSANFPELTGGLLRRKTGVNTSYTGFNVGVNIPISFWSNNSKVKQQKIFKEEVVFENESKFIAINNNFESLQNQIVYLNKELKGINKTVLVAEKFIEKLQIAYKAGEIDAFQYSQSFTAYFQVMQNYLSLINNYNQTVITYEFYSKE; encoded by the coding sequence ATGTTAGATAACATCATAAAATTTTCAATTAAAAATAAATTGATTATTGGTGTATTAGTATTAGCGTTAATAGGTTGGGGTGTATACTCATTTAAACAACTACCTATTGATGCAGTACCAGATATAACAAATAATCAGGTGCAAATAATAACATCAGCACCATCACAATCAGCTCAAGATATTGAACGATTAGTTACATTTCCTATAGAAATGACTATGTCAAGTATTCCTAATATAGAAGAAGTTCGTTCCTTTTCTAGATTTGGACTTAGTGTTGTAACTATTGTATTTAAAGATAATATAGATATTTATTGGGCGCGACAACAAATTAATGAACGCTTAGTTGAGGCTAAAAATCAAATTCCAAGTGGTGTTGGAAATCCAGAAATGGCACCTGTAACTACAGGGTTAGGAGAAATTTACCAATATACTTTAAAGGTAAATGAAAAGAATAAAAAAGAATATTCAATTATGAAGCTTCGTACTATTCAAGACTGGATTGTTCGACGTCAATTATTGGGTATTGAAGGTGTTGCGGATGTAAGTAGTTTTGGAGGTAATTTAAAGCAATACGAAGTAGCTTTACACCCTGAAAAATTACAAACGTTAGAAGTTAGCATACAGGAGGTATTTAAAGCATTAGAAAATAATAATCAAAATACGGGAGGAGCTTATATAGATAAAAACCCAAAAGCTTATTTTATAAGAAGTGAAGGATTAATTAAAACTCCAGATGATATTAGAAACATTGTTATCAAGAATACAAAAAATGGCACTCCAATTTTAATTAAAAATATAGGAAATGTACAATTAGGTAGTGCAGTTAGATATGGAGCTATGACTAAAAATGGTGAAGGAGAAGTTGTAGGAGGGATAGTTATGATGCTTAAAGGAGCAAATTCATCAAAAGTTATAAAGACAGTTAAAAATCGTATTGCGCAAATAGAAAAAAGTTTACCCAAAGGGGTTGTAATTGAGCCATTTTTAGATAGAACTAAACTAGTTAATAAAGCAATTAATACTGTAACAACAAATTTAATAGAGGGAGCACTAATTGTTATATTTATTTTGGTGTTGTTACTGGGGAATTTAAGAGCTGGATTAATTGTAGCTTCTGTAATTCCAATAGCTATGTTATTTGCTATTAGTTTGATGAATGTATTTGGTGTTTCAGGTAACTTAATGAGCTTAGGTGCTATAGATTTTGGGATAATTGTTGATGGTTCAGTTATTATTGTTGAAGCTACTTTACATTATTTAGGGCTTAAAAAAGCGAATACAGTATTAACTCAAAAGCAAATGGATGAAGAAGTTTATAATTCGGCATCTAAAATTCGTACCAGTGCAGCATTTGGAGAAATAATTATTCTTATTGTTTATTTACCAATTTTAGCGCTGGTGGGTATAGAAGGAAAAATGTTTAGGCCAATGGCTATCACAGTTAGCTTTGCAATTTTAGGAGCATTTATATTATCATTAACCTATGTACCTATGATGAGTGCTTTGTTTTTAAAGAAAAAAATAAGTAATAAATCTACTGTTTCTGATAAAATAATAGAAGGAATACAAAAAGGCTATAATCCTTTGTTAAATTTTGCATTAAAAAATAAATTAAAAGTTGTTATAGGAGCTGTATTAACTTTTATAGCTAGTGTATTTATGTTTACTAAGATGGGAGCTGAGTTTATTCCTTCTTTAGATGAAGGAGATCTTGCTGTACAAGCAGTAGTATCAACAGGGAGTTCATTATCATATTCGGTTGATGCCTCTAATAAATCTTCAAAATTATTATTAAAAGAGTTCCCAAATGAAATAGAACAGATAGTAAGTAGAATAGGTTCTTCAGAAATACCAACAGATCCAATGCCTATTGAGGCTACGGATATAATTATCATTTTAAAAGATAAAAGTCATTGGACGAAAGCTTATACTAAGAATGAGTTGACGTATAAGATGCAAAAATTATTAGAAGATAATATGTTAGGTGTTTCTTTTGGGTTTCAACAGCCAATACAAATGCGTTTTAATGAGTTAATGACAGGGGCAAGGCAAGATGTAGTGTTGAAAATTTATGGAGAAGATTTAGATAAGTTAGTTAAATATGCTAACGAATTAAGCGTAATAATACCAAAAGTAGAAGGAGCTGAAGATTTATATGTTGAAAAAATAACAGGTTTAAAACAAATTGTAATTAACTATAAACGAAACCAATTAGCATATTATGGTTTAAATATATCTGATGTGAATACCGCTATAAATGCAGCTTTTGCAGGTCAAAAAGCAGGCTCTGTTTATGAAGGCGAAAAGTGTTTTGATTTAGTAGTACGATTAGCAAAAAATAAAAGAGAGAGTATAGAAGATATTCGTAAGCTATATATATCTACAGCCACTGGATTACAAATACCACTTGTAAATGTAGCTGATGTTAGTTTTAAAATTGGACCTAATCAAATTCAAAGAGATGATGCTAAACGAAGAATTACTGTAGGTTTTAATGTAAGAGATCGTGATGTTGAAAGTATTGTTAAAGAATTAAAAAAGAAGGTAAATGAAAATATAAAATTTGATGCTGGATATTATATTACTTATGGAGGGACTTTTAAAAATCTTGAAGAAGCTAGAGAACGCTTATCTGTAGCTGTTCCAGTAGCCTTGTTGTTAATATTTATATTGCTGTATATTACATTTAATTCTATTAAACATAGTGTGTTAATTTTTACAGCAATTCCAATGTCAGCTATTGGAGGAATATTAGCATTATGGTTAAGGGGGATGCCTTTTTCTATTTCTGCCGGTGTTGGATTTATTGCATTGTTTGGCGTTGCAGTATTAAATGGAATTGTATTAATTGCAGAATTTAATAGACTAAAGAAACAGGGGATTACTGATTTATATGAAATAATAAAGAGAGGTACTTCTGTGCGTTTAAGACCTGTAATTATGACAGCAGCTGTAGCTTCTTTAGGTTTTTTACCAATGGCTTTATCATCATCTGCTGGAGCTGAAGTTCAAAAACCATTAGCCACTGTCGTTATTGGTGGTTTAATATCTGCTACATTTTTAACACTGTTGATTTTACCAGTGTTATATATGTTATTTGAAACTATTAAACTAAAAAAAGTTAAACCTTCTGTATTAGGGATTGTTTTACCAATACTATTTTATTGTTCTATATCTAATGCTCAGGAAAGAAATAGAAAAATATCAGAAAATGATGCTATTAAAATAGCATTGAAAAAATCGGTAATTCTTAAAAAATCACAACTTAATATCGAAAAAAGTAAGGCTGGTGTTTCTGGAGCAATAGTATTAAAGCCTATGAATGTAAGATATCAAGATGTTGGTGTTTCTTCAGGTATTAATGAAAAAGAATGGTCAATTAACCAGAATTTTGGATCTGTATTGTCGCATATAAAAAAAAGAGAATTAGCAAAAACAACTGTTGAGTTAATGAATATATCTAATGAGATTTCCGAAAAAGAGTTGATTAAAAAAGTTAAAAGCCTGTATCAAGAATGGAATTATTTATATGGACTTAATGTTTTAATGAATAAACAACAGCAAAATAGTAGTAAAATTAGCACTATAGCAAAAGAATTGCATAAGGCTGGTGAAATAGGTGGTTTAGAAAATGATTTAACAACATTACAGTTTTTGGGTATACAATCTCAAAAAAACAAGATGTATAAGAAGTTACTAGAAGTAGAGAATGAATTAAAAAAGATACTTCAAATAAGCTATGCTATTATTCCGACCAAAGATTTTCCTAAAAAGAAAATAGTATCAAAAAAAGATGGAATTCTCTCTAGTAGATTTAAAAAGATTTTAAATAAACAGAATGAAAGAGCAAGTAAACAAGTTTCTTTAGCAAAATCTGCTAATTTTCCTGAGCTTACAGGAGGTTTGTTAAGAAGGAAAACAGGAGTTAATACTAGTTATACTGGGTTTAATGTTGGTGTAAATATACCTATTTCATTTTGGTCTAATAATTCAAAAGTTAAACAACAGAAAATATTTAAAGAAGAGGTTGTATTTGAAAATGAATCAAAGTTTATCGCTATTAATAATAATTTCGAGAGTTTACAAAATCAGATAGTTTATTTAAATAAAGAGTTAAAAGGAATTAATAAAACTGTTCTTGTAGCTGAAAAATTTATAGAAAAGTTACAAATAGCATACAAAGCAGGAGAAATTGATGCGTTTCAATACAGTCAAAGTTTCACAGCATATTTTCAAGTAATGCAAAATTATTTATCACTTATAAATAATTACAATCAAACAGTAATAACGTATGAATTTTATAGTAAAGAATAA
- a CDS encoding efflux RND transporter periplasmic adaptor subunit, whose product MKKYIIPLLFIIITSCNSKKEDHSGHDHAKKDQKKQSTISKEEYHEENKLHLTKEQIQNADLKIEVLSKKLIRNRIAVTGTIEAPPQNKATIYAPMEAFVYSTDVLPGDKVTKGQTVAILEHPNFIKLQYSYLESINNCNVAKADYDRKKMLLEKDITSKKSFQASEGRYKSLQSLVSSYASQLKMAGLNPVTINKKGIQQYVYVKSPITGFVVENNINKGKFLMANSEMIEVIDNDHIHAELNVFGSDITRIKKGSDFSFKPSGLNLQYEGYIKLISQKVDDKTKTVNVHGHFEDPEGRLKSGMFINAEVLLEGSKVYAISENAVIENEGKNFIFIAMNETEFIPVEVRLGNTDKGFVEIKEIEEDNFNVSVVITGAHFLKGKLMQMSGGMDGHAH is encoded by the coding sequence ATGAAAAAATATATAATACCACTACTTTTTATAATAATTACAAGTTGTAATTCTAAAAAAGAAGATCACTCAGGGCATGACCATGCAAAAAAGGATCAAAAAAAACAATCAACAATATCTAAAGAAGAATATCATGAAGAAAATAAACTTCATTTAACAAAGGAGCAAATACAAAATGCTGACTTAAAAATAGAAGTGCTTAGTAAAAAATTAATAAGAAATAGAATAGCTGTAACTGGAACTATTGAAGCTCCTCCACAAAATAAAGCTACAATTTATGCACCAATGGAAGCATTTGTTTATAGTACTGATGTATTGCCAGGTGATAAAGTAACTAAAGGACAAACAGTAGCAATTTTGGAGCACCCTAATTTTATAAAACTTCAGTACTCGTACTTAGAGTCAATAAATAATTGTAATGTAGCTAAAGCTGATTATGATAGAAAAAAAATGCTATTAGAAAAAGATATAACTTCTAAAAAATCTTTTCAAGCATCTGAAGGAAGGTATAAGTCGTTGCAAAGTTTGGTAAGTAGTTATGCTTCTCAATTGAAAATGGCAGGTTTAAATCCTGTTACTATAAATAAAAAAGGAATTCAACAATATGTATATGTTAAGTCTCCTATAACAGGCTTTGTAGTTGAAAATAATATAAATAAAGGAAAATTTTTAATGGCTAATTCTGAAATGATTGAAGTGATTGATAATGATCATATTCATGCAGAATTAAATGTTTTTGGTTCTGATATAACTAGAATAAAAAAAGGAAGTGATTTTTCATTTAAACCATCCGGATTAAATCTACAATATGAAGGCTACATTAAGCTAATTAGTCAAAAGGTTGACGATAAAACTAAAACAGTAAATGTTCATGGTCATTTTGAAGACCCAGAAGGAAGGTTGAAGTCAGGTATGTTTATCAATGCTGAAGTTTTATTGGAAGGGAGCAAAGTATATGCTATTTCTGAAAATGCTGTTATAGAGAATGAAGGAAAGAATTTTATTTTCATTGCTATGAATGAAACTGAATTTATACCTGTAGAGGTTAGATTAGGAAATACAGATAAAGGTTTTGTAGAAATTAAAGAGATAGAAGAAGATAATTTTAATGTAAGTGTGGTAATAACTGGAGCGCATTTTTTAAAAGGTAAACTTATGCAAATGTCTGGTGGCATGGATGGACATGCTCATTAA
- a CDS encoding cation diffusion facilitator family transporter — MGHNHSHNNSSENLATAFFLNLTFTIIEFIGGFFTNSLAIMSDALHDLGDSLSLGLAWYFEKKSTKKPTKKYTYGFKRLSLLGAIINSIILIIGSIFIIKEAIPRIMNPEYSDAKGMMWLALLGILVNGAAVFKLKKGTTINEKVVYLHLIEDVLGWVAVLIASIIMQFWDFPILDPILSLLIALYVLFNVYKNMKESLAVILQGIPENLSIEDIKNYILKNPSVEDVHDFHLWTMDGEYTILTVHVVLKNNSNLKEIAVLKGTLKKELHDKYHLEHITIEFELKTEECEYQNCN; from the coding sequence ATGGGACACAATCATTCGCATAATAATTCTTCAGAAAATTTAGCGACAGCTTTCTTTTTAAATTTAACTTTTACTATAATTGAGTTCATAGGAGGGTTTTTTACTAATAGTTTAGCTATAATGTCAGATGCTTTACATGATTTAGGTGATAGCTTAAGTTTGGGATTGGCATGGTATTTTGAGAAAAAGTCAACTAAAAAACCAACTAAGAAGTATACATATGGATTTAAAAGATTGTCTCTTTTAGGAGCTATTATAAATTCAATAATATTAATTATTGGTTCAATTTTTATAATAAAAGAGGCGATACCAAGAATTATGAACCCAGAATATTCTGATGCAAAAGGAATGATGTGGTTGGCTCTTTTAGGTATACTTGTAAATGGAGCCGCTGTTTTTAAATTAAAAAAAGGAACAACCATTAATGAAAAAGTGGTTTATTTACATTTAATAGAAGACGTTCTGGGTTGGGTTGCTGTACTTATTGCAAGTATTATAATGCAGTTTTGGGATTTTCCAATTTTAGATCCAATTTTATCATTATTAATAGCATTATATGTTCTCTTTAATGTTTACAAGAATATGAAAGAAAGCTTAGCTGTAATTCTTCAAGGGATTCCTGAAAATTTATCGATAGAAGATATTAAAAATTATATATTAAAAAATCCTTCAGTTGAAGATGTTCATGATTTTCATCTTTGGACTATGGATGGAGAGTATACTATTCTTACTGTTCATGTTGTTTTAAAAAACAATAGTAATTTAAAAGAGATTGCTGTTTTAAAAGGAACTTTGAAAAAAGAATTACATGATAAATACCATTTAGAACACATAACTATTGAATTTGAGTTAAAGACTGAAGAATGCGAATATCAAAATTGTAATTAG